From the Cohaesibacter sp. ES.047 genome, the window TGTGGCAGGACATTGGTGAGCGGGTGCCAGGCTGGTATGCCGTGACGGCTCCACCTGCCATCGTGCGTGGCGACGTCGTGACGGGTGCACAGGTCAAGGACGGTCAGGCGGAAGATGCGCCCTCCGGCGTGGTCCGTGGTTATGACGCCGTGACCGGGGAGCTTGCCTGGGCCTGGGATCTGGCCGCTCCCGACCAGAACCGCAATGGCCCGCCGGAAGGCGAGGTTTACACCCGGGGCACGCCCAACATGTGGACCACGGCCGTCGCTGACGAGGAGCTGGGCATGGTCTACCTACCGCTGGGCAATTCCTCGGTCGATTATTATGGGTCCAACCGTAGCGAGGTGGAGGACGAATACGCCACCTCGCTTGTTGCGCTGGATGCGACGACTGGCGAGGAGGTCTGGCATTTCCAGACTGTGCGCCATGATGTGTGGGACTACGACCTCGGTTCCCAGCCAACGCTGATTGACTATCAGGATACCCCCGCGGTGTTGTTGCCATCCAAGCAGGGCGACATCTACATCCTGAACCGCAAAACGGGTGAGCCACTGACTCCGGTCGGCGAACTCACCGATCTGCCGAAGGGCGACATTGAACCGAATTACATTTCGGATACCCAGCCGATCAGCAAATGGCACACCCTGCGCAAGCCGCCGCTCGAAGAAAAGGATATTTGGGGCTTTACCCCCATCGATCAGCTCTGGTGCCGCATCCAGTTCCGCCTCGCCAATTACGACGGGTTCTTCACGCCGCCCTCCAGTGAAAAGCCATGGATCCAGTATCCCGGCTACAACGGCGGGTCCGACTGGGGGTCGATCGCTGTCGATACGGACCGTGGGATCATTATCGCCAACTACAATGATGTGCCCAACTACAACCGGCTGGCGCCGCGAGATGAAGTGACGTCCAAACCGATCAACGAGATGGAGACCGGCGAAAGCGGCGGCACGAATGCCGAAGGTGCCGCAGACCCCCAAACCGGTGCCCCATACGGGATCAGCGTCAATGCCGGCTGGCGGAACAATGTGACCGGCGTGCCCTGCACGCGTCCGCCTTATGGTGGCATTCGGGCAATCGACCTTGAAACCGGTGAAACCCTGTGGGACCGCCCGATTGGCACCGCGCGCCGCAATGGCCCGTTCGGCATTCCCTCTTTCCTGCCCTTCGACATCGGCACGCCGAACAACGGCGGGGCAGTCGTGACTGCCGGCGGACTTGTCTTCATCGCGGCGGCGACGGACAACCTGTTCCGTGCGATCGACATTGAAACCGGCGAGACCGTCTGGTCGACCGTGTTATACCATCGAGCAGAATTCAGAACCGATATGCCCATTCTCGCAATCCGATGGACATGATGATCCAAGGTTGACCGACGGGTTTGTTCCAGGCTTCGCAACATATCGCGAGGATTTCCTCTTAGGATGAGAAGATCCGGTTGGAAAGCCAGTTTTTCCGCATGAACTGCCATATATTCTCGACCGGGTTCAATTCAGGAGACCTTGGTGGTAGCGGGAGCAATGTGATGTTGTCCGGCACGTCGAGATTTTGCGTTGTGAGAGGTAATGGGATGATCCTCCTATCCCTCAATCTCAGCTAATATAGCTTGAATTTGGCGGAAAGGCAGTTCATCCCATTACCTTTGTGTGCCAGCCGGCCTGATCGAGAATGAGGATTGCGTGGGCTCCATCAGCGACTTGGCCGGAGATTTCTTCCAAATGCCACTGCATGGCTTGGATGTTGCAAAAGGGCAGAACCAATCCAGCCCCGACACCACGGGCCGGGCAGATAGCCCCGAAGATATAGACTGACTTTGTCCTTTGATCTTTCGGTGCAACAGGGCGGGTTCCGCGCTTTGCCCAACGACGTGTGATCTTGGTTTTCTGTCCGACACGCGCCTCGTCCTGCCACCACACTTCTATCGGGGTTCCTTTCGGGAGCTTTTTGCAGATTTCTGCCAACTCGGCTGGGAAGTTTTTTTAATACCAACGGCATTTAATTCTGACCTTCTTGAGCCCATTTTCTCATACCTATTGAATGGATGATGGTTGGGTTGGCGGAGAGGCTCTTCCATGCTTGGCAACCAGCATCAAGAATGGCGGCATAGTCTTCGAAGACCCGATTGGACAGGAAGGTACCGCGCAGATACTGCCAAATATTCTCAACTGGGTTCAGTTCCGGTGATTTGGAAGGCAACAGGAGGATGGTGATATTCTTGGGCACGTTGAGTCTGCTTGTCGTATGCCATCCGGCACGATCCATCAGCACCACGGCATGAGCGCCGCGCGCCACTGTCCTTGAGACTTCTTCGAGGTGCATTTGCATGGCCTGTGTATTTGCAAAAGGCATCATCAATCCCGCGCCAACGCCACGCGCTGGACATATTGCACCGAACAGATAGGCATTTTTATATCGCTGATCGGCTGGCA encodes:
- a CDS encoding PQQ-binding-like beta-propeller repeat protein, with protein sequence MTRIISFATAAILAGSIPLHAQQATTNEPTLSPPSSSTNETAPEAKSAEPDTAQTQDEFPDAEEETTAQTAQSLTEDAQTTSGTIVTPAQPPMELGSDWPYWGGDAQATRYSPLDQITAENVGQLEQVFTFHTGDLPEGTAKGKYSPEVTPLKVGDDLLMCSAMNILISVNAATGEENWRFDPGVPNDAIPYGATCRGVSVYRNPDAAEDDACATRVIQGTLDAKLVAVDVETGAPCEDFGENGTVDLWQDIGERVPGWYAVTAPPAIVRGDVVTGAQVKDGQAEDAPSGVVRGYDAVTGELAWAWDLAAPDQNRNGPPEGEVYTRGTPNMWTTAVADEELGMVYLPLGNSSVDYYGSNRSEVEDEYATSLVALDATTGEEVWHFQTVRHDVWDYDLGSQPTLIDYQDTPAVLLPSKQGDIYILNRKTGEPLTPVGELTDLPKGDIEPNYISDTQPISKWHTLRKPPLEEKDIWGFTPIDQLWCRIQFRLANYDGFFTPPSSEKPWIQYPGYNGGSDWGSIAVDTDRGIIIANYNDVPNYNRLAPRDEVTSKPINEMETGESGGTNAEGAADPQTGAPYGISVNAGWRNNVTGVPCTRPPYGGIRAIDLETGETLWDRPIGTARRNGPFGIPSFLPFDIGTPNNGGAVVTAGGLVFIAAATDNLFRAIDIETGETVWSTVLYHRAEFRTDMPILAIRWT